The proteins below are encoded in one region of Apium graveolens cultivar Ventura chromosome 4, ASM990537v1, whole genome shotgun sequence:
- the LOC141717969 gene encoding anaphase-promoting complex subunit 2 isoform X1, with product MSVDATSAVCNLGILDSLSHASLTELSHTWNAFCITTQSLVNTCTSTSTNLHPCIASNFVSQVHILRNHGLQSLLQHHFLTTIQELFEKNAVSRFWQHFDAYANVVDTDLIHEDEVQQVLHTALEEITLEKQNQERCLAMLTHALQPGKETTSQGSQNSDTDLVYLSSKYQLIVSSTLMTTLPRHFLQILHWYFKGRLEELNTSLDGEYQGLDRLQDEEDMDLDYKNKFCNEKSDMGSDKSNKGKLLENSKLVKNIGKVVHDLRSLGFTSLAEDAYASAIFMLLKAKVNELAGDDYRSSVLEAIKGWIQAVPLQFLHALLAYLGDTVFIGRHSSILKSPLASHPNSSYPGSDAPSEGIVRWQLRLEYFAYETLQDLRIAKLFEIIVDYPDSSAAIEDLKQCLEYTGQHSKLVDSFISALRYRLLTAGASTNDILHQYVSTIKALRTIDPAGVFLEAVGEPIREYLRGRKDTIKCIVTMLTDGTSGPGSVGDSLLEEINRDEENLDAAGLDDEISTDDKQAWIDAERWEPDPVEADPLKSSRCRRKIDILGMIVSIIGSKDQLVNEYRVMLAEKLLNKTDYDIDSEIRTLELLKIHFGENSMQKCEIMLNDLIDSKRTNTNVKATIKQKMQSAGVDSKETDVPMDVFDATIISSNFWPPIQEEALNIPGTVDKLLVDYATRFNEIKTPRKLLWKKNLGTVKLELQFEDREVQFTVTPIHASIIMQFQEQTSWTSKDLAAAIGVPMDVLNRRVSFWISKGILAESFGTDSSDHVFTLVDGMVDIGKTGISSGNCEELTADEDGDRSVASVEDQLRKEMTIYEKFITGMLTNFGSMALERIHNTLKMFCIADPTYDKSLQQLQSFLSGLVAEEKLEIRDGMYLLKK from the exons ATGAGTGTGGACGCCACATCGGCAGTGTGCAATTTGGGGATACTTGACTCACTGAGTCATGCTTCACTCACCGAGTTATCACACACCTGGAACGCCTTCTGTATAACTACTCAATCACTGGTAAACACTTGTACTAGTACCAGTACTAATCTACACCCTTGTATTGCTTCCAATTTCGTGTCTCAAGTTCACATTCTCCGTAATCACGGCCTCCAATCCCTACTCCAACATCACTTTCTCACCACTATTCAG gaattatttgagaaaaATGCGGTTTCTAGGTTTTGGCAGCATTTTGATGCTTACGCAAATGTTGTTGACACTGACCTG ATTCATGAGGATGAGGTCCAGCAAGTTCTACATACGGCTTTGGAAGAGATCACATTGGAAAAACAGAACCAAGAAAGATGTTTGGCCATGCTTACTCATGCTTTACAGCCCGGCAAAGAAACTACATCACAGGGATCACAAAACTCAGATACCGACTTAGTATACCTCTCTTCCAAATATCAGTTAATAGTGTCTTCAACCCTAATGACCACTCTTCCTCGTCATTTTCTGC AGATACTGCACTGGTATTTTAAGGGGCGACTGGAAGAACTGAATACAAGTTTGGATGGAGAGTATCAAGGTCTTGACAGATTGCAAGATGAAGAAGACATGGATCTAGATTATAAAAATAAATTCTGTAATGAAAAAAGCGACATGGGAAGTGACAAGTCCAATAAAGGAAAGTTGCTGGAGAACAGTAAACTAGTAAAGAACATCGGAAAGGTTGTTCATGATCTTCGAAGTCTAGGATTCACATCTCTAGCAGAAGATGCTTACGCTTCTGCTATTTTTATGCTTTTAAAA GCTAAAGTTAATGAGCTGGCCGGGGATGACTATAGAAGTTCTGTTTTGGAGGCTATCAAAGGGTGGATACAG GCTGTGCCTCTCCAGTTCTTGCATGCACTTCTTGCTTATCTTGGTGATACTGTTTTTATTGGGCGACATTCCTCGATTCTGAAATCACCATTAGCATCTCATCCAAATTCATCTTATCCTGGTTCTGACGCTCCATCTGAAGGAATTGTTAGATGGCAGTTACGATTGGAATATTTTGCTTATGAAACCCTGCAAGATTTAAGGATAGCAAAACTTTTTGAGATTATTGTGGATTATCCCGACAG CTCTGCAGCTATTGAAGACTTGAAACAGTGTCTTGAATACACAGGGCAGCATTCAAAGCTAGTTGATTCTTTCATTTCAGCACTGCGATATCGTTTGCTTACAGCAGGCGCCTCTACAAATGATATTCTGCACCAGTATGTTTCAACTATTAAAGCACTTAGGACAATAGACCCAGCTGGCGTTTTCCTTGAAGCAGTTGGTGAACCAATAAGGGAATACCTGAGAGGGAGGAAAGATACCATTAAGTGCATTGTTACTATGCTTACTGATGGAACTAGTGGGCCTGGAAGTGTTGGAGATAGCCTGCTTGAGGAAATTAACAGAGATGAAGAAAACCTAGATGCTGCTGGTTTAGATGATGAAATAAGCACTGACGACAAGCAAGCATGGATAGATGCGGAACG CTGGGAACCTGATCCTGTCGAGGCTGATCCATTGAAGAGTAGCAGATGCAGAAGAAAAATTGATATACTTGGGATGATTGTTAGCATTATTGGTTCAAAGGATCAGCTAGTTAACGAGTACCGTGTCATGCTTGCTGAAAAGCTTCTTAACAAAACTGATTATGACATTGACTCTGAAATACGTACTTTGGAACTTCTCAAG ATTCATTTTGGAGAAAACAGCATGCAGAAATGTGAAATAATGCTCAATGACTTGATTGATTCTAAAAGGACAAACACAAATGTAAAAGCAACAATTAAACAGAAAATGCAGTCAG CAGGTGTTGACAGCAAAGAGACTGATGTGCCAATGGATGTGTTTGATGCTACAATCATATCATCGAATTTTTGGCCACCGATCCAG GAAGAGGCCCTTAACATACCTGGGACAGTGGACAAGCTTCTAGTTGATTATGCTACACGGTTTAATGAAATCAAAACCCCTCGTAAGCTACTTTGGAAGAAAAATCTTGGTACTGTGAAG TTGGAGTTGCAATTTGAAGATAGAGAGGTTCAGTTCACGGTCACTCCTATACATGCTTCTATCATAATGCAATTTCAAGAACAGACAAG TTGGACCTCGAAAGATCTTGCAGCTGCTATTGGTGTACCCATGGATGTACTTAATAGGAGAGTTAGTTTTTGGATAAGCAAG GGAATTCTGGCGGAATCTTTTGGAACTGATTCTAGTGACCATGTATTCACCCTGGTAGATGGTATGGTTGACATTGGCAAGACTGGTATCAGTAGTGGAAATTGTGAGGAGCTCACTGCTGATGAGGATGGAGATAGGTCTGTTGCCTCAGTTGAGGATCAATTACGTAAAGAAATGACCATTTATGAG AAATTCATTACAGGGATGCTGACCAATTTTGGAAGCATGGCGCTGGAGCGTATACACAATACTCTCAAG ATGTTCTGCATAGCTGATCCCACTTATGACAAATCACTCCAGCAACTACAAAGCTTTCTATCCGGTCTTGTTGCAGAAGAGAAGTTAGAAATCAGGGATGGAATGTACCTTTTGAAGAAGTAA
- the LOC141717969 gene encoding anaphase-promoting complex subunit 2 isoform X2, translating into MSVDATSAVCNLGILDSLSHASLTELSHTWNAFCITTQSLVNTCTSTSTNLHPCIASNFVSQVHILRNHGLQSLLQHHFLTTIQELFEKNAVSRFWQHFDAYANVVDTDLIHEDEVQQVLHTALEEITLEKQNQERCLAMLTHALQPGKETTSQGSQNSDTDLVYLSSKYQLIVSSTLMTTLPRHFLQILHWYFKGRLEELNTSLDGEYQGLDRLQDEEDMDLDYKNKFCNEKSDMGSDKSNKGKLLENSKLVKNIGKVVHDLRSLGFTSLAEDAYASAIFMLLKAKVNELAGDDYRSSVLEAIKGWIQAVPLQFLHALLAYLGDTVFIGRHSSILKSPLASHPNSSYPGSDAPSEGIVRWQLRLEYFAYETLQDLRIAKLFEIIVDYPDSSAAIEDLKQCLEYTGQHSKLVDSFISALRYRLLTAGASTNDILHQYVSTIKALRTIDPAGVFLEAVGEPIREYLRGRKDTIKCIVTMLTDGTSGPGSVGDSLLEEINRDEENLDAAGLDDEISTDDKQAWIDAERWEPDPVEADPLKSSRCRRKIDILGMIVSIIGSKDQLVNEYRVMLAEKLLNKTDYDIDSEIRTLELLKIHFGENSMQKCEIMLNDLIDSKRTNTNVKATIKQKMQSGVDSKETDVPMDVFDATIISSNFWPPIQEEALNIPGTVDKLLVDYATRFNEIKTPRKLLWKKNLGTVKLELQFEDREVQFTVTPIHASIIMQFQEQTSWTSKDLAAAIGVPMDVLNRRVSFWISKGILAESFGTDSSDHVFTLVDGMVDIGKTGISSGNCEELTADEDGDRSVASVEDQLRKEMTIYEKFITGMLTNFGSMALERIHNTLKMFCIADPTYDKSLQQLQSFLSGLVAEEKLEIRDGMYLLKK; encoded by the exons ATGAGTGTGGACGCCACATCGGCAGTGTGCAATTTGGGGATACTTGACTCACTGAGTCATGCTTCACTCACCGAGTTATCACACACCTGGAACGCCTTCTGTATAACTACTCAATCACTGGTAAACACTTGTACTAGTACCAGTACTAATCTACACCCTTGTATTGCTTCCAATTTCGTGTCTCAAGTTCACATTCTCCGTAATCACGGCCTCCAATCCCTACTCCAACATCACTTTCTCACCACTATTCAG gaattatttgagaaaaATGCGGTTTCTAGGTTTTGGCAGCATTTTGATGCTTACGCAAATGTTGTTGACACTGACCTG ATTCATGAGGATGAGGTCCAGCAAGTTCTACATACGGCTTTGGAAGAGATCACATTGGAAAAACAGAACCAAGAAAGATGTTTGGCCATGCTTACTCATGCTTTACAGCCCGGCAAAGAAACTACATCACAGGGATCACAAAACTCAGATACCGACTTAGTATACCTCTCTTCCAAATATCAGTTAATAGTGTCTTCAACCCTAATGACCACTCTTCCTCGTCATTTTCTGC AGATACTGCACTGGTATTTTAAGGGGCGACTGGAAGAACTGAATACAAGTTTGGATGGAGAGTATCAAGGTCTTGACAGATTGCAAGATGAAGAAGACATGGATCTAGATTATAAAAATAAATTCTGTAATGAAAAAAGCGACATGGGAAGTGACAAGTCCAATAAAGGAAAGTTGCTGGAGAACAGTAAACTAGTAAAGAACATCGGAAAGGTTGTTCATGATCTTCGAAGTCTAGGATTCACATCTCTAGCAGAAGATGCTTACGCTTCTGCTATTTTTATGCTTTTAAAA GCTAAAGTTAATGAGCTGGCCGGGGATGACTATAGAAGTTCTGTTTTGGAGGCTATCAAAGGGTGGATACAG GCTGTGCCTCTCCAGTTCTTGCATGCACTTCTTGCTTATCTTGGTGATACTGTTTTTATTGGGCGACATTCCTCGATTCTGAAATCACCATTAGCATCTCATCCAAATTCATCTTATCCTGGTTCTGACGCTCCATCTGAAGGAATTGTTAGATGGCAGTTACGATTGGAATATTTTGCTTATGAAACCCTGCAAGATTTAAGGATAGCAAAACTTTTTGAGATTATTGTGGATTATCCCGACAG CTCTGCAGCTATTGAAGACTTGAAACAGTGTCTTGAATACACAGGGCAGCATTCAAAGCTAGTTGATTCTTTCATTTCAGCACTGCGATATCGTTTGCTTACAGCAGGCGCCTCTACAAATGATATTCTGCACCAGTATGTTTCAACTATTAAAGCACTTAGGACAATAGACCCAGCTGGCGTTTTCCTTGAAGCAGTTGGTGAACCAATAAGGGAATACCTGAGAGGGAGGAAAGATACCATTAAGTGCATTGTTACTATGCTTACTGATGGAACTAGTGGGCCTGGAAGTGTTGGAGATAGCCTGCTTGAGGAAATTAACAGAGATGAAGAAAACCTAGATGCTGCTGGTTTAGATGATGAAATAAGCACTGACGACAAGCAAGCATGGATAGATGCGGAACG CTGGGAACCTGATCCTGTCGAGGCTGATCCATTGAAGAGTAGCAGATGCAGAAGAAAAATTGATATACTTGGGATGATTGTTAGCATTATTGGTTCAAAGGATCAGCTAGTTAACGAGTACCGTGTCATGCTTGCTGAAAAGCTTCTTAACAAAACTGATTATGACATTGACTCTGAAATACGTACTTTGGAACTTCTCAAG ATTCATTTTGGAGAAAACAGCATGCAGAAATGTGAAATAATGCTCAATGACTTGATTGATTCTAAAAGGACAAACACAAATGTAAAAGCAACAATTAAACAGAAAATGCAGTCAG GTGTTGACAGCAAAGAGACTGATGTGCCAATGGATGTGTTTGATGCTACAATCATATCATCGAATTTTTGGCCACCGATCCAG GAAGAGGCCCTTAACATACCTGGGACAGTGGACAAGCTTCTAGTTGATTATGCTACACGGTTTAATGAAATCAAAACCCCTCGTAAGCTACTTTGGAAGAAAAATCTTGGTACTGTGAAG TTGGAGTTGCAATTTGAAGATAGAGAGGTTCAGTTCACGGTCACTCCTATACATGCTTCTATCATAATGCAATTTCAAGAACAGACAAG TTGGACCTCGAAAGATCTTGCAGCTGCTATTGGTGTACCCATGGATGTACTTAATAGGAGAGTTAGTTTTTGGATAAGCAAG GGAATTCTGGCGGAATCTTTTGGAACTGATTCTAGTGACCATGTATTCACCCTGGTAGATGGTATGGTTGACATTGGCAAGACTGGTATCAGTAGTGGAAATTGTGAGGAGCTCACTGCTGATGAGGATGGAGATAGGTCTGTTGCCTCAGTTGAGGATCAATTACGTAAAGAAATGACCATTTATGAG AAATTCATTACAGGGATGCTGACCAATTTTGGAAGCATGGCGCTGGAGCGTATACACAATACTCTCAAG ATGTTCTGCATAGCTGATCCCACTTATGACAAATCACTCCAGCAACTACAAAGCTTTCTATCCGGTCTTGTTGCAGAAGAGAAGTTAGAAATCAGGGATGGAATGTACCTTTTGAAGAAGTAA
- the LOC141717969 gene encoding anaphase-promoting complex subunit 2 isoform X3 gives MFGHAYSCFTARQRNYITGITKLRYRLKILHWYFKGRLEELNTSLDGEYQGLDRLQDEEDMDLDYKNKFCNEKSDMGSDKSNKGKLLENSKLVKNIGKVVHDLRSLGFTSLAEDAYASAIFMLLKAKVNELAGDDYRSSVLEAIKGWIQAVPLQFLHALLAYLGDTVFIGRHSSILKSPLASHPNSSYPGSDAPSEGIVRWQLRLEYFAYETLQDLRIAKLFEIIVDYPDSSAAIEDLKQCLEYTGQHSKLVDSFISALRYRLLTAGASTNDILHQYVSTIKALRTIDPAGVFLEAVGEPIREYLRGRKDTIKCIVTMLTDGTSGPGSVGDSLLEEINRDEENLDAAGLDDEISTDDKQAWIDAERWEPDPVEADPLKSSRCRRKIDILGMIVSIIGSKDQLVNEYRVMLAEKLLNKTDYDIDSEIRTLELLKIHFGENSMQKCEIMLNDLIDSKRTNTNVKATIKQKMQSAGVDSKETDVPMDVFDATIISSNFWPPIQEEALNIPGTVDKLLVDYATRFNEIKTPRKLLWKKNLGTVKLELQFEDREVQFTVTPIHASIIMQFQEQTSWTSKDLAAAIGVPMDVLNRRVSFWISKGILAESFGTDSSDHVFTLVDGMVDIGKTGISSGNCEELTADEDGDRSVASVEDQLRKEMTIYEKFITGMLTNFGSMALERIHNTLKMFCIADPTYDKSLQQLQSFLSGLVAEEKLEIRDGMYLLKK, from the exons ATGTTTGGCCATGCTTACTCATGCTTTACAGCCCGGCAAAGAAACTACATCACAGGGATCACAAAACTCAGATACCGACTTA AGATACTGCACTGGTATTTTAAGGGGCGACTGGAAGAACTGAATACAAGTTTGGATGGAGAGTATCAAGGTCTTGACAGATTGCAAGATGAAGAAGACATGGATCTAGATTATAAAAATAAATTCTGTAATGAAAAAAGCGACATGGGAAGTGACAAGTCCAATAAAGGAAAGTTGCTGGAGAACAGTAAACTAGTAAAGAACATCGGAAAGGTTGTTCATGATCTTCGAAGTCTAGGATTCACATCTCTAGCAGAAGATGCTTACGCTTCTGCTATTTTTATGCTTTTAAAA GCTAAAGTTAATGAGCTGGCCGGGGATGACTATAGAAGTTCTGTTTTGGAGGCTATCAAAGGGTGGATACAG GCTGTGCCTCTCCAGTTCTTGCATGCACTTCTTGCTTATCTTGGTGATACTGTTTTTATTGGGCGACATTCCTCGATTCTGAAATCACCATTAGCATCTCATCCAAATTCATCTTATCCTGGTTCTGACGCTCCATCTGAAGGAATTGTTAGATGGCAGTTACGATTGGAATATTTTGCTTATGAAACCCTGCAAGATTTAAGGATAGCAAAACTTTTTGAGATTATTGTGGATTATCCCGACAG CTCTGCAGCTATTGAAGACTTGAAACAGTGTCTTGAATACACAGGGCAGCATTCAAAGCTAGTTGATTCTTTCATTTCAGCACTGCGATATCGTTTGCTTACAGCAGGCGCCTCTACAAATGATATTCTGCACCAGTATGTTTCAACTATTAAAGCACTTAGGACAATAGACCCAGCTGGCGTTTTCCTTGAAGCAGTTGGTGAACCAATAAGGGAATACCTGAGAGGGAGGAAAGATACCATTAAGTGCATTGTTACTATGCTTACTGATGGAACTAGTGGGCCTGGAAGTGTTGGAGATAGCCTGCTTGAGGAAATTAACAGAGATGAAGAAAACCTAGATGCTGCTGGTTTAGATGATGAAATAAGCACTGACGACAAGCAAGCATGGATAGATGCGGAACG CTGGGAACCTGATCCTGTCGAGGCTGATCCATTGAAGAGTAGCAGATGCAGAAGAAAAATTGATATACTTGGGATGATTGTTAGCATTATTGGTTCAAAGGATCAGCTAGTTAACGAGTACCGTGTCATGCTTGCTGAAAAGCTTCTTAACAAAACTGATTATGACATTGACTCTGAAATACGTACTTTGGAACTTCTCAAG ATTCATTTTGGAGAAAACAGCATGCAGAAATGTGAAATAATGCTCAATGACTTGATTGATTCTAAAAGGACAAACACAAATGTAAAAGCAACAATTAAACAGAAAATGCAGTCAG CAGGTGTTGACAGCAAAGAGACTGATGTGCCAATGGATGTGTTTGATGCTACAATCATATCATCGAATTTTTGGCCACCGATCCAG GAAGAGGCCCTTAACATACCTGGGACAGTGGACAAGCTTCTAGTTGATTATGCTACACGGTTTAATGAAATCAAAACCCCTCGTAAGCTACTTTGGAAGAAAAATCTTGGTACTGTGAAG TTGGAGTTGCAATTTGAAGATAGAGAGGTTCAGTTCACGGTCACTCCTATACATGCTTCTATCATAATGCAATTTCAAGAACAGACAAG TTGGACCTCGAAAGATCTTGCAGCTGCTATTGGTGTACCCATGGATGTACTTAATAGGAGAGTTAGTTTTTGGATAAGCAAG GGAATTCTGGCGGAATCTTTTGGAACTGATTCTAGTGACCATGTATTCACCCTGGTAGATGGTATGGTTGACATTGGCAAGACTGGTATCAGTAGTGGAAATTGTGAGGAGCTCACTGCTGATGAGGATGGAGATAGGTCTGTTGCCTCAGTTGAGGATCAATTACGTAAAGAAATGACCATTTATGAG AAATTCATTACAGGGATGCTGACCAATTTTGGAAGCATGGCGCTGGAGCGTATACACAATACTCTCAAG ATGTTCTGCATAGCTGATCCCACTTATGACAAATCACTCCAGCAACTACAAAGCTTTCTATCCGGTCTTGTTGCAGAAGAGAAGTTAGAAATCAGGGATGGAATGTACCTTTTGAAGAAGTAA